A DNA window from Enterobacter cloacae subsp. cloacae ATCC 13047 contains the following coding sequences:
- the glnQ gene encoding glutamine ABC transporter ATP-binding protein GlnQ, whose protein sequence is MIEFKNVSKHFGPTQVLHNIDLSIKQGEVVVIIGPSGSGKSTLLRCINKLEEITSGDLIVDGLKVNDPKVDDRLIRQEAGMVFQQFYLFPHLTALENVMFGPLRVRGANKAAAEALAKDLLAKVGLAERAHHYPSELSGGQQQRVAIARALAVKPKMMLFDEPTSALDPELRHEVLKVMQDLAEEGMTMVIVTHEIGFAEKVASRLIFIDKGRIAEDGNPQALIANPPSQRLQEFLQHVS, encoded by the coding sequence GTGATTGAATTTAAAAACGTATCCAAGCACTTTGGTCCAACCCAGGTGCTGCACAATATCGATCTGAGCATCAAACAGGGTGAAGTGGTTGTGATTATCGGGCCCTCTGGCTCCGGTAAATCCACGCTGCTGCGCTGCATCAATAAGCTGGAAGAGATCACCAGTGGCGATCTGATCGTCGATGGTCTGAAAGTGAATGATCCGAAAGTGGATGACCGTCTGATTCGTCAGGAAGCGGGCATGGTGTTCCAGCAGTTTTACCTGTTCCCGCACCTGACGGCGCTGGAAAACGTGATGTTTGGCCCGCTGCGCGTACGCGGTGCCAACAAAGCGGCGGCGGAAGCGCTGGCTAAAGATCTGCTGGCGAAAGTGGGCCTCGCAGAACGTGCTCACCACTACCCTTCAGAACTTTCCGGTGGACAACAGCAGCGTGTGGCTATCGCCCGCGCGCTGGCGGTTAAACCGAAAATGATGCTGTTTGATGAGCCAACCTCCGCACTCGACCCGGAGCTGCGCCACGAGGTGCTGAAAGTCATGCAGGATCTGGCCGAAGAAGGCATGACGATGGTGATCGTGACCCACGAAATCGGCTTCGCTGAGAAAGTGGCATCCCGCCTTATCTTCATTGATAAAGGCCGTATCGCAGAAGACGGTAACCCGCAGGCGCTGATTGCAAACCCGCCAAGCCAGCGTTTGCAGGAGTTCCTGCAGCACGTCTCCTGA
- the ybiO gene encoding mechanosensitive channel protein, with product MPWILLLLLSLFSAPSIAVAIPGVTTGTSTAQQKTPPPEPDAEEKKAAYSALADVLENDTSRQELVDQLRKIAATPPQEPVPTITPPPVEEQKTVLENVTEVSRHYADALSSRFAQLYRNLMGSSHKPFNPRTFTAAATQFLLLASTVFIFYWLVRLCAWPLYRKMGQWGRKKNQQKSSWLHLPLMIAAAFIIDLLLLALTLFTGQLLADRLNTGNKTIAFQQALFLNAFAVIEFFKALLRLIFCPRVPDLRPFTIRDSSARYWALRLSVLSGLIGYGLLVAVPIISNQVNVQSGALANVLIMICITVWALYLIFHNKKTITESLLHLADRSLSFFSLFIRAFAMVWHWLASAYFIVLCFFSLFDPGNSLKFMMGATFKSLAIIGVAAFVSGLLSRWLSKTITLSAQVQRNYPELQKRVNGWLSVSLKVARILTVCVAIMLLLNAWGLFDFWNWLHNGAGEKTVDILIRIALILFFSAVGWTLLASLIENRLVSDIHGRPLPSARARTLLTLFRNALAVIISTITIMIVLSEIGVNIAPLLAGAGALGLAISFGSQTLVKDIITGIFIQFENGMNTGDLVTIGPLTGTVERMSIRSVGVRQDTGAYHIIPWSSITTFANFVRGIGSVVANYDVDRHEDADKAKQALRDAVDEMMTMEDIRGLVIGEPSFAGIVGLTNTAFTLRVSFTTQPLKQWTVRFALDSMVKKHFDLADVRMPVQTYQVLPPPASPLPPQEPTL from the coding sequence GTGCCGTGGATCCTGCTGTTGTTGCTTAGCTTGTTTAGTGCGCCATCGATAGCCGTTGCTATCCCCGGCGTCACCACCGGAACGTCCACTGCGCAGCAAAAAACGCCTCCACCGGAACCGGATGCAGAAGAGAAAAAAGCCGCCTACAGTGCCCTTGCCGATGTGCTGGAAAACGACACCTCCCGGCAAGAGTTAGTCGATCAGCTGCGAAAAATTGCCGCCACACCGCCCCAGGAGCCCGTTCCAACCATCACCCCGCCGCCGGTAGAAGAGCAAAAAACGGTGCTGGAAAATGTGACTGAGGTTAGCCGCCACTATGCCGATGCCCTCTCCTCGCGCTTTGCCCAGCTCTATCGCAACCTGATGGGCTCTTCGCACAAGCCCTTTAACCCCCGGACGTTTACCGCGGCTGCCACGCAATTTTTACTGCTGGCGTCCACCGTCTTCATTTTTTACTGGCTGGTGCGCCTGTGTGCGTGGCCCCTGTACCGAAAAATGGGGCAATGGGGTCGCAAGAAGAATCAGCAGAAAAGCAGCTGGTTGCATCTGCCGCTGATGATCGCCGCCGCGTTTATCATTGATTTACTGCTGCTGGCGCTGACGTTGTTTACAGGGCAATTGCTGGCCGACAGGCTGAATACCGGCAACAAAACTATCGCCTTCCAGCAGGCGCTGTTTCTGAATGCCTTCGCCGTAATTGAGTTCTTTAAGGCGCTGCTGCGGCTGATATTTTGCCCACGCGTGCCGGATCTTCGCCCTTTCACTATTCGGGATAGCAGCGCCAGATACTGGGCGCTGCGTCTGAGCGTGCTCAGCGGGTTGATTGGTTATGGTCTGCTGGTTGCCGTGCCAATCATCTCCAACCAGGTGAACGTCCAGTCTGGTGCGCTGGCGAATGTGCTGATTATGATCTGCATTACCGTCTGGGCGCTCTACCTCATCTTCCATAACAAAAAGACGATCACCGAGAGCTTGCTGCACCTGGCTGACCGTTCCCTCTCGTTCTTTAGCCTCTTTATTCGCGCTTTTGCCATGGTGTGGCACTGGCTGGCCAGCGCTTACTTCATTGTGCTGTGCTTCTTCTCGCTGTTCGATCCCGGCAACAGCCTGAAATTTATGATGGGTGCCACGTTTAAAAGCCTGGCCATTATTGGCGTCGCGGCCTTTGTTTCTGGCCTGCTCTCTCGCTGGCTATCGAAAACCATTACCTTGTCTGCGCAGGTCCAGCGCAATTACCCGGAGCTGCAAAAACGGGTGAACGGCTGGCTTTCGGTTTCACTGAAGGTGGCGCGCATTCTCACCGTCTGTGTGGCGATTATGCTGCTGCTCAATGCCTGGGGACTGTTCGATTTCTGGAACTGGCTGCACAACGGCGCGGGGGAAAAGACCGTTGATATTTTAATTCGCATCGCGCTGATCCTGTTCTTCTCTGCCGTAGGCTGGACGCTGCTGGCCAGCCTGATTGAGAACCGCCTGGTCTCTGACATTCACGGCAGGCCGCTGCCAAGCGCGCGTGCCCGCACCTTGCTCACCCTGTTCCGCAACGCGCTGGCGGTTATCATCAGTACCATCACGATTATGATTGTGCTTTCGGAAATCGGCGTGAATATCGCGCCACTGCTGGCCGGTGCGGGTGCGCTGGGTCTGGCTATCTCCTTCGGCTCGCAGACGCTGGTGAAGGACATTATCACCGGTATCTTTATTCAGTTTGAAAACGGCATGAACACCGGGGATCTGGTGACCATCGGGCCGCTGACCGGCACCGTTGAGCGAATGTCGATTCGATCCGTCGGCGTGCGCCAGGACACCGGGGCGTACCACATTATTCCGTGGTCATCGATTACCACCTTCGCCAACTTCGTCCGGGGTATTGGCTCGGTGGTGGCAAATTACGATGTCGATCGTCATGAAGATGCCGATAAAGCCAAACAGGCGCTGCGGGATGCGGTAGATGAGATGATGACCATGGAGGATATTCGCGGCCTGGTGATTGGCGAGCCGTCGTTTGCCGGTATTGTCGGGCTGACCAACACCGCCTTTACCCTGCGCGTGTCGTTCACCACCCAGCCGCTCAAACAGTGGACGGTACGTTTTGCCCTCGACAGCATGGTGAAAAAACACTTTGATCTGGCGGATGTGCGTATGCCGGTGCAGACGTATCAGGTGCTGCCGCCGCCTGCCTCGCCGCTCCCTCCGCAGGAGCCGACGCTGTAA